A window from Synechococcus sp. RSCCF101 encodes these proteins:
- a CDS encoding sulfite exporter TauE/SafE family protein, producing the protein MTLAWLLMGLGCVAGLYATVGHAGASGYIAVFALAGYEGSAIRPIALVLNVLVASLATLHFHRAGHLRPGLLPPLLLASIPAAALGGAIALPNRALQPLLGIILLLSAVRLCWNPALDRPLRGVPPIAVVSVTGAGLGFMAGLTGTGGGIFLTPWMILRGWLSPRQAGAISAVFILVNSLSGLAGLLVRQGPELLPSPASLVPMALVVMVCGAFGAWCGSHAIPPRWIRRLLALVLLVASVKLLAVRF; encoded by the coding sequence ATGACTCTGGCCTGGCTATTGATGGGCCTGGGATGTGTGGCCGGGCTGTATGCCACTGTCGGCCATGCCGGAGCCTCCGGTTACATCGCTGTGTTCGCCCTCGCCGGCTATGAGGGCAGCGCGATCAGACCCATCGCCCTGGTGCTCAATGTGCTGGTGGCCAGCCTCGCCACGCTTCATTTCCATCGAGCCGGCCACCTTCGTCCCGGTCTTCTGCCACCGCTGCTTCTTGCATCCATCCCCGCTGCCGCCCTGGGCGGAGCGATCGCTCTTCCCAACAGGGCGCTCCAGCCCCTACTCGGGATCATCCTCCTCCTGTCCGCCGTGCGCCTGTGTTGGAACCCAGCATTGGACCGTCCCTTGCGCGGGGTTCCGCCGATCGCCGTGGTGAGCGTCACCGGCGCCGGGCTCGGTTTCATGGCTGGCCTCACCGGTACCGGTGGAGGCATCTTTCTCACTCCCTGGATGATCCTGAGGGGCTGGCTGTCGCCGCGTCAGGCCGGAGCCATTTCAGCGGTGTTCATCCTCGTCAACTCCCTGTCCGGTCTGGCCGGGCTGCTGGTCCGGCAGGGTCCCGAGCTCCTTCCCTCCCCAGCCAGCCTGGTTCCCATGGCTCTCGTGGTGATGGTCTGCGGGGCTTTCGGGGCCTGGTGCGGCAGCCACGCGATCCCGCCCCGCTGGATTCGCCGGCTCCTGGCGCTCGTGCTTCTTGTCGCCAGCGTGAAACTGCTGGCCGTTCGGTTCTGA
- a CDS encoding MOSC domain-containing protein yields the protein MTAPEPGALVGHIRGLWRYPVKSMLGERRQSLDLDARGVQGDRSYALWDPEARRVASAKNPRPWAGLLEYRARFLEEPAPGTPLPPVAVEGPLGQAPDATEMLTSEDPKLAERLSARFGRAVQLIHQPPKGASLDQYWPPVEGRAHQNVTNELVLPEGTFFDACAIHAISTATLRRLRELEPDHDFAVERFRPNLLIEPTVSESGFVEEGWEGGVLRIGATARLHVDGGCPRCVITTLAQGDLVENLEILRATARHNRVTAGIRLSVLTPGPMVMNDPVHWEPT from the coding sequence ATGACCGCACCGGAACCGGGCGCCCTGGTGGGACACATTCGCGGGCTGTGGCGCTACCCGGTGAAATCCATGCTCGGGGAACGGCGGCAGAGCCTGGATCTGGACGCACGTGGGGTACAAGGTGATCGGAGCTATGCCCTCTGGGATCCGGAGGCCCGACGGGTCGCCAGCGCCAAGAATCCCCGACCCTGGGCTGGGTTGCTTGAGTACCGGGCGCGCTTCCTTGAAGAACCCGCCCCCGGCACGCCACTTCCGCCAGTGGCGGTGGAAGGCCCGCTGGGACAGGCCCCGGATGCCACAGAAATGCTGACGAGCGAGGACCCCAAGCTCGCAGAACGTCTCAGCGCACGGTTCGGACGAGCCGTGCAGTTGATCCACCAGCCGCCGAAGGGGGCAAGCCTGGATCAGTACTGGCCCCCGGTCGAAGGACGAGCCCACCAGAACGTGACGAATGAGCTCGTGCTGCCGGAGGGCACTTTCTTCGATGCCTGCGCCATCCATGCGATCAGCACCGCCACCCTCAGGCGCCTTCGGGAGCTCGAACCCGACCATGACTTCGCTGTGGAACGCTTCCGCCCCAATCTCCTGATCGAGCCCACGGTCAGCGAGAGCGGCTTCGTGGAGGAAGGCTGGGAAGGGGGTGTGCTGAGGATCGGGGCAACCGCCCGGCTGCATGTGGATGGTGGATGTCCGCGCTGCGTGATCACAACCCTCGCGCAGGGAGATCTGGTCGAGAATCTTGAGATCCTTCGCGCGACGGCTCGACACAACCGGGTCACGGCTGGAATCCGTCTGAGCGTGCTCACGCCGGGCCCGATGGTCATGAACGATCCGGTGCACTGGGAGCCGACGTGA
- a CDS encoding EAL domain-containing protein produces MAGRRFNVLVLVDDGPLSKQIDTTLRRCAFVARHGYARRAEDVLRKLPKGWDLLLIDPATTDLDLDPLLRSLAGQSRCPDLGLLTPDPDADLGAVMSLCHSCDMQVLGSLPAPFTDQQLNGLLHPAPPPVPSFTPVAAPPVPLDAAQIRQGLRSDAVAVAFQPQLFSKGGKLRAVEAFLRWRDPSGAIQPPVTVLPIAERCGLLPAINDQVLARAVKQLADWHAKGLSLRLCVKMPAPMLHGKETVEALMTLLEDASVKPSDIILHIESLPPDRSLVPVQQKTLSDLHDDGFLLSALCPIIIPNDFMLSRLSRVVFDEYRIDFRLAQSGTLSHSLMQSTRRFVTAVRDASKLAVAQNLESDADYQIAIDAGVDVVQGFYVSKPLFPAEFEAWHRASVAVS; encoded by the coding sequence ATGGCTGGAAGGAGATTCAACGTTCTCGTCCTGGTGGACGACGGGCCCCTCTCCAAGCAGATCGACACGACCCTGAGGCGCTGTGCGTTTGTGGCCCGCCATGGCTACGCCCGTCGCGCCGAGGACGTGCTGCGCAAGCTCCCGAAGGGCTGGGATCTGCTCCTGATCGACCCTGCCACCACCGATCTCGATCTCGATCCGCTGCTGCGGTCTCTGGCCGGCCAGAGCCGATGCCCCGATCTGGGCCTGCTCACTCCGGACCCGGACGCGGATCTCGGCGCCGTGATGAGCCTCTGCCACTCCTGCGACATGCAGGTTCTCGGCTCACTGCCCGCACCCTTCACCGATCAGCAGCTGAACGGTCTGCTGCATCCGGCTCCGCCTCCGGTGCCCTCCTTCACGCCCGTCGCCGCCCCACCGGTTCCCCTCGATGCAGCGCAGATCCGGCAGGGCCTTCGCTCCGATGCCGTGGCTGTGGCCTTCCAGCCCCAGCTGTTCAGCAAGGGGGGCAAACTGCGGGCCGTGGAGGCCTTCCTGCGCTGGCGTGATCCCAGTGGCGCCATTCAGCCTCCGGTCACCGTGCTTCCCATCGCCGAGCGCTGCGGCCTGTTGCCCGCCATCAATGATCAGGTGCTGGCCCGTGCCGTGAAGCAACTGGCTGACTGGCACGCCAAGGGCCTGTCCCTGCGCCTGTGCGTGAAGATGCCCGCCCCGATGCTGCACGGCAAGGAAACGGTCGAAGCGCTGATGACGCTGCTGGAGGACGCGTCGGTGAAGCCATCCGACATCATCCTCCACATCGAATCGCTGCCGCCCGACCGGAGCCTGGTACCGGTGCAGCAGAAAACACTGAGCGATCTGCACGACGACGGCTTTCTGCTCTCAGCCCTCTGCCCGATCATCATCCCGAACGACTTCATGCTCTCGCGTCTCTCGCGCGTGGTGTTCGATGAGTACCGCATCGATTTCAGACTGGCCCAATCGGGAACACTGTCGCATTCGCTGATGCAATCCACCCGGCGCTTCGTGACGGCGGTCCGCGATGCCAGCAAACTCGCTGTTGCCCAGAATCTGGAATCCGATGCCGATTACCAGATCGCCATCGATGCGGGCGTCGATGTGGTGCAGGGCTTCTATGTCTCCAAGCCGCTTTTCCCCGCTGAGTTCGAGGCCTGGCACCGCGCTTCGGTCGCTGTCTCCTGA
- a CDS encoding PQQ-dependent sugar dehydrogenase gives MTRSWHRGAGLLMLLAALTAAPACSRPAGVELLPVPYTPSDARTAPADAASLQAEVIVSGLRHPWSMSWLPDGALLISERDGALKLFRHGQATPELVSGVPEVFASGQGGLLEVAVHPQFERNGWIYLTYAAGDTERNRTTLARARLEGTRLIEPEVLYAVPQWKRGSQHFGSRLLWLEDGTLLMSVGDGGNPPLTLDGALIREQAQNQGSALGKLLRLRDDGSIPADNPLVGDAGAEPTVWSLGHRNIQGLARDAGAGAIWASEHGALGGDELNRVGPGGNHGWPLVTHSREYSGAEITPRRSAPGLQDPQHVWTPAIAPSGLAVHGGGMTRAWRGDLFAGGLVSRDVRHLRRLSDGSVVELGALRIGQRVRDVREGPDGCLYVLTDSGHDGRLLRLVAGGDVAGEADQETATEARCQASNSAGKSGLET, from the coding sequence GTGACTCGGAGCTGGCACAGAGGCGCCGGCCTGCTGATGCTGCTGGCGGCCCTCACGGCCGCGCCGGCCTGCAGCCGCCCGGCAGGCGTCGAGTTGCTGCCGGTCCCCTACACACCGTCCGACGCCCGGACCGCTCCCGCGGACGCTGCATCGCTGCAGGCGGAGGTGATCGTCAGCGGACTTCGGCATCCCTGGAGCATGAGCTGGCTGCCGGACGGGGCCCTCCTGATCAGCGAGCGTGACGGGGCGTTGAAGCTGTTCCGGCACGGGCAGGCCACGCCCGAGCTGGTGAGTGGCGTGCCCGAGGTCTTCGCGTCGGGCCAGGGCGGCCTCCTGGAGGTCGCCGTGCATCCGCAGTTCGAGCGCAACGGCTGGATCTACCTCACCTACGCCGCGGGCGACACCGAACGGAACCGCACCACCCTGGCCCGGGCCCGCCTCGAGGGCACGCGGCTGATCGAACCGGAGGTGCTCTACGCAGTGCCGCAGTGGAAGCGGGGCAGCCAGCATTTCGGATCGAGGCTGCTCTGGCTGGAGGACGGCACCCTGCTGATGTCGGTGGGGGACGGGGGCAATCCGCCCCTGACGCTGGATGGGGCACTGATCCGTGAGCAGGCCCAGAACCAGGGCAGCGCCCTGGGCAAACTGCTGCGCCTGCGCGACGACGGCTCGATTCCCGCCGACAACCCACTGGTGGGAGACGCGGGGGCCGAGCCGACGGTCTGGAGCCTCGGGCACCGCAACATCCAGGGGCTGGCCCGTGATGCCGGCGCAGGAGCCATCTGGGCGAGTGAACACGGCGCCCTCGGAGGTGACGAGCTCAACCGGGTCGGCCCGGGCGGCAACCATGGCTGGCCCCTGGTGACCCACAGCCGGGAGTACTCGGGAGCCGAGATCACACCCCGGCGATCAGCGCCGGGCCTGCAGGATCCGCAGCACGTCTGGACCCCGGCCATCGCACCATCGGGACTGGCGGTTCACGGTGGCGGCATGACGCGGGCCTGGCGGGGCGACCTGTTCGCCGGCGGGCTGGTGTCACGGGATGTGCGTCACCTGCGCCGCCTGAGTGATGGGAGTGTGGTCGAGTTGGGCGCCCTGCGGATCGGGCAGCGGGTTCGTGATGTGCGGGAGGGACCGGACGGATGCCTCTACGTGCTCACCGACAGCGGCCACGACGGACGCCTGCTGCGGTTGGTTGCGGGCGGAGACGTCGCCGGGGAGGCGGATCAGGAGACAGCGACCGAAGCGCGGTGCCAGGCCTCGAACTCAGCGGGGAAAAGCGGCTTGGAGACATAG
- a CDS encoding EAL domain-containing protein produces the protein MQDRAEVYSDSLQEAEHRFRRFANGIPGAIFQYVLNTDGTDTVSYMSKGCIDLWEIPASDVVDDASALSSQVLADDVKGLAESVQRSADTLEFWRHEWRMRTPSGQIKWVSGTGTPRRLADGGTAWDSVIIDVTRERQDQLALNQFFEQANTLNLITDLDWRIQRANPAWARVLGLQPAALLGRAATDLIDPIDRTLFLERFRSCQREGTTMELDCRVRDAGGALHQLTWSAEARVEHDLIFIVARDVTRARQDQRRLQQAAAVFESTAEGVIITDLNGSILDVNDAFSRVTGYSREEVIGRNPNLLRSGRHDARFYEAMWQEVQQQGHWHGEIWNRSKDGAIFPELLTISTVVDEAEQPSGYVGVFSDISLLKQHQERLNHLAHHDPLTDLPNRTLFTSRLQHSIERCRRAGSSLAVLFIDLDRFKHINDSLGHSTGDELLIEITARIRQRVRASDTLARISGDEFVVLLENVSSREAARAVVDDLLAAFQHPYTVNGISISITASMGLSFYPADGADVSSLLANADAAMYKAKDEGRNTVLFYSSEFTAEAFEHVFLETGLKQALDRQELFLVYQPQFDLQSRRVSGMEALLRWRHPQNGVIAPSRFIPFAERSGLIRPIGRWVLEQACRDGRAWLEAGLAIGHMAVNVATPELLRSSFAEDLAMVVSATGFPADQLEIEITESSIMKQPDRSIAQLDQVRATGVMVSVDDFGTGYSSLGMLKKLPINRLKLDQSFVRDLPDDPDDIAIAEAIISLGHAMNLEIIAEGIERTEQEAFLRQRGCHLGQGHWFSRPLPAEAIPEFMASHR, from the coding sequence ATGCAGGACCGGGCCGAGGTCTACAGCGATTCATTGCAGGAGGCGGAGCATCGCTTCCGCCGCTTCGCGAACGGCATCCCGGGGGCCATTTTTCAATATGTGCTCAATACCGACGGTACGGACACCGTCAGCTACATGAGCAAGGGCTGCATCGATCTCTGGGAGATTCCCGCCAGCGATGTGGTGGACGATGCCTCCGCGCTGTCGAGCCAGGTGCTGGCCGACGATGTGAAGGGGCTCGCCGAGTCGGTGCAGCGATCGGCCGACACGCTGGAGTTCTGGAGACACGAGTGGCGCATGCGCACCCCCTCGGGGCAGATCAAATGGGTCAGCGGCACCGGCACACCCAGGCGCCTGGCGGATGGTGGCACCGCCTGGGACAGCGTGATCATCGATGTGACCCGGGAACGGCAGGACCAGCTGGCGCTCAACCAGTTCTTCGAGCAGGCCAACACGCTCAACCTGATCACCGACCTCGACTGGCGCATCCAGCGCGCCAATCCGGCCTGGGCCCGGGTGCTGGGGCTGCAGCCCGCGGCGTTGCTCGGCCGTGCGGCCACCGACCTGATCGATCCCATCGACCGGACGCTGTTCCTTGAGCGGTTCCGCAGCTGCCAGCGCGAGGGGACCACGATGGAGCTGGACTGTCGGGTCAGGGACGCGGGCGGGGCCCTGCATCAGTTGACCTGGTCAGCGGAGGCCCGAGTCGAGCACGACCTGATCTTCATCGTGGCCAGGGATGTGACTCGGGCCCGCCAGGATCAGCGCCGCCTGCAGCAGGCCGCTGCCGTGTTCGAATCCACCGCCGAAGGGGTGATCATCACCGATCTCAACGGCAGCATCCTGGATGTGAACGACGCCTTCTCCAGAGTGACCGGCTACAGCCGGGAGGAGGTGATCGGCCGCAATCCCAACCTGCTGCGATCCGGTCGTCACGACGCCCGCTTCTACGAGGCCATGTGGCAGGAGGTGCAGCAGCAGGGCCACTGGCATGGTGAGATCTGGAACCGCTCCAAAGACGGCGCCATCTTTCCTGAACTGCTGACCATCAGCACCGTTGTGGATGAGGCTGAGCAGCCCAGCGGCTATGTGGGCGTGTTCTCGGACATCAGCCTGCTCAAACAGCACCAGGAGCGGCTGAATCATCTGGCGCACCACGATCCCCTCACCGATCTGCCGAATCGCACGCTGTTCACCTCGCGGCTGCAGCACAGCATCGAGCGATGCCGTCGCGCCGGCAGCAGCCTGGCGGTGCTGTTCATCGATCTCGACCGCTTCAAGCACATCAACGACAGCCTGGGCCACAGCACCGGCGATGAGCTGCTGATCGAGATCACCGCCCGCATCCGTCAGCGGGTCCGCGCCAGTGACACCCTGGCCCGGATCAGCGGCGATGAATTCGTGGTGCTGCTGGAGAACGTCAGCTCTCGTGAGGCGGCCAGAGCTGTGGTGGACGATCTGCTGGCGGCCTTTCAACACCCCTACACGGTGAATGGGATCTCGATCAGCATCACCGCGAGCATGGGGCTGAGCTTCTATCCGGCCGACGGGGCAGACGTGTCCAGCCTGCTGGCCAATGCCGATGCGGCGATGTACAAGGCGAAGGATGAAGGCCGCAACACCGTGCTCTTCTATTCCTCCGAGTTCACGGCCGAGGCATTTGAGCATGTGTTTCTCGAAACGGGGCTCAAGCAGGCGCTGGATCGGCAGGAACTGTTCCTCGTCTATCAACCCCAGTTCGATCTGCAGTCGCGGCGGGTCAGCGGCATGGAAGCCCTGCTGCGCTGGCGCCATCCCCAGAACGGTGTGATCGCACCGTCGCGCTTCATCCCCTTCGCCGAGCGGAGCGGCCTGATCCGCCCCATCGGTCGGTGGGTGCTGGAACAGGCCTGCCGGGATGGCAGAGCCTGGCTGGAGGCCGGGCTGGCGATCGGACACATGGCCGTGAATGTGGCCACACCGGAGCTGCTGCGCAGCAGCTTCGCCGAGGACCTGGCGATGGTGGTCTCCGCCACGGGATTTCCGGCCGATCAGCTGGAGATCGAGATCACGGAATCATCAATCATGAAACAGCCCGACCGCAGCATCGCCCAGCTGGATCAGGTGCGTGCAACCGGGGTGATGGTCTCCGTGGATGACTTCGGAACCGGCTATTCATCCCTTGGCATGCTGAAGAAGCTACCGATCAATCGCCTGAAGCTTGATCAATCCTTCGTGCGCGACCTGCCCGATGATCCGGACGACATCGCCATCGCCGAAGCGATCATCTCCCTGGGCCATGCCATGAATCTCGAGATCATCGCCGAAGGAATCGAGCGCACTGAGCAGGAAGCCTTTCTCCGGCAGCGCGGTTGCCACTTGGGCCAGGGGCACTGGTTCAGCCGCCCCCTCCCCGCTGAGGCCATCCCTGAGTTCATGGCGAGCCACCGGTGA
- a CDS encoding MAPEG family protein — translation MIWPLFAAAIALLFVVLSLRTIRLRNRFRVALGDGDRVDLQRAIRAHANCAEYAPFGLLLLMACEQLGAATAVLLVDGALLLIGRVVHALAVSRRAERIRQRVVGMACTFASLLLSSGLILLLSLSP, via the coding sequence ATGATCTGGCCTCTCTTCGCCGCAGCCATCGCCCTGCTGTTCGTGGTGCTGAGCCTGCGCACGATCCGCCTGCGCAACCGCTTCCGGGTGGCCCTCGGCGACGGCGATCGGGTCGACCTGCAGCGGGCGATCCGGGCCCATGCCAACTGTGCTGAATACGCGCCGTTCGGCCTGCTGCTGCTGATGGCCTGTGAGCAACTGGGAGCGGCCACCGCAGTGCTGCTGGTGGATGGCGCCCTGCTGCTGATCGGCCGGGTGGTGCATGCGCTGGCGGTCTCCAGGCGGGCGGAGCGCATCCGCCAGAGGGTGGTCGGCATGGCCTGCACCTTCGCCAGCCTGCTGCTGAGCAGCGGCCTCATCCTCCTGCTCAGCCTCAGCCCCTGA
- a CDS encoding VOC family protein encodes MPGNPVSWFELGVSDMARARRFYETVLGVSLTNMPTEEVPDYWAFPMRDDQVGAGGALTLMPQMPPGPGGTLVYFQCDDCSVEEGRVEPAGGRVLRSKRRVGHYGCIAICEDTEGNPFGLYSQA; translated from the coding sequence ATGCCCGGCAACCCCGTCAGCTGGTTTGAACTCGGCGTGAGCGACATGGCCAGGGCCCGCCGCTTTTACGAAACGGTGCTGGGAGTGAGCCTCACCAACATGCCCACCGAGGAGGTGCCGGACTACTGGGCCTTCCCGATGCGGGACGATCAGGTGGGCGCGGGTGGTGCCCTGACCCTGATGCCCCAGATGCCACCGGGGCCTGGAGGAACGCTGGTCTACTTCCAGTGCGACGACTGCTCCGTTGAGGAGGGACGGGTCGAACCGGCAGGAGGCAGGGTGCTGCGCAGCAAGCGCCGGGTGGGTCACTACGGCTGCATCGCCATCTGCGAGGACACCGAGGGCAATCCCTTCGGGCTGTACTCACAGGCCTGA
- a CDS encoding DUF2721 domain-containing protein — translation MSAAAAVTQPSSVAGLARAIQLSVAPVFLLTGIAGLLNLFTGRLTRIVDRARNLQNALDRPEVVDRARMEAALQVQRRRTFLINRAILCTGITALLVAGVVAVLFISAVAALDLAVIVVPVFVLAMLSLISGLVLFLLEVQMAIRQNPHRYY, via the coding sequence GTGAGCGCAGCGGCCGCGGTGACACAGCCTTCGTCGGTGGCCGGACTCGCCCGCGCGATTCAGCTCTCGGTGGCTCCGGTGTTCCTGCTCACCGGCATCGCCGGCCTTCTGAACCTCTTCACCGGACGCCTGACGCGCATCGTCGATCGCGCCAGAAACCTGCAGAACGCTCTGGACCGCCCCGAGGTGGTGGATCGGGCCCGGATGGAGGCCGCCCTGCAGGTGCAGCGGCGCCGCACGTTTCTGATCAACCGGGCCATCCTCTGCACCGGGATCACCGCTCTGCTGGTGGCCGGCGTGGTGGCGGTGCTGTTCATCAGCGCCGTGGCGGCCCTGGACCTGGCGGTGATCGTGGTTCCGGTGTTCGTGCTGGCGATGCTGTCGCTGATTTCCGGTCTGGTGCTCTTTCTGCTGGAGGTGCAGATGGCGATTCGCCAGAACCCGCATCGCTATTACTGA
- a CDS encoding glutathione S-transferase family protein: MGLLVDGVWTDQWYDTSSTGGRFERSRAVFRNWLTADGSPGPTGRGGFAAEAGRYHLYVSLACPWAHRTLIVRALKGLNDLIPISVVHWYMGKDGWTFADGEGVIPDPNEGVEMLHQLYTRAEATYSGRVTVPVLWDKQTRTIVSNESSEIIRMFNSAFDGLGAREGNYYPAAMRSAIDAVNDVVYPTINNGVYRCGFATTQAAYEEALTPLFDSLDQLEQRLTAQRYLLGSELTEADVRLFTTLLRFDPVYVGHFKCNLRRIADYPALFAYTRDLYQHPGVAATVNLNHIKRHYYESHHTINPTGVVPVGPEIDYGAPHGREALSTMT; the protein is encoded by the coding sequence ATGGGACTGCTTGTCGACGGGGTCTGGACGGATCAGTGGTACGACACCAGCAGCACGGGCGGCCGCTTCGAGCGCTCCAGGGCCGTCTTCCGCAACTGGCTCACCGCGGATGGCTCCCCCGGGCCGACCGGCCGGGGCGGCTTCGCGGCCGAGGCAGGCCGCTACCACCTCTACGTGTCGCTGGCCTGTCCCTGGGCGCACCGCACACTGATCGTGCGCGCCCTCAAGGGGCTGAACGATCTGATCCCCATCTCCGTGGTGCACTGGTACATGGGCAAGGACGGCTGGACCTTCGCCGATGGCGAGGGTGTGATTCCCGATCCCAACGAGGGGGTGGAGATGCTGCATCAGCTCTACACCCGTGCGGAGGCCACCTACAGCGGCCGCGTGACCGTGCCGGTGCTCTGGGACAAGCAGACCCGCACGATCGTGAGCAACGAATCCTCCGAGATCATCCGCATGTTCAACAGTGCCTTCGACGGCCTGGGCGCGCGTGAGGGCAACTACTACCCGGCTGCGATGCGCTCAGCGATCGATGCCGTGAACGATGTGGTGTATCCGACCATCAACAACGGTGTCTACCGCTGTGGCTTCGCCACTACTCAGGCGGCCTACGAAGAGGCCCTCACGCCGCTGTTCGACAGCCTGGATCAGCTGGAGCAGCGACTCACCGCGCAGCGTTACCTGCTGGGGTCCGAGCTGACGGAAGCGGACGTGCGCCTGTTCACCACCCTGCTGCGGTTTGATCCGGTGTATGTGGGGCACTTCAAGTGCAACCTGCGTCGCATCGCCGACTACCCGGCCCTGTTCGCCTACACCCGCGATCTCTATCAGCACCCCGGCGTGGCAGCCACGGTGAATCTCAATCACATCAAGCGGCATTACTACGAGAGCCATCACACGATCAACCCCACCGGCGTCGTGCCCGTGGGCCCCGAGATCGACTACGGCGCCCCCCATGGCCGTGAGGCCCTCTCAACGATGACCTGA
- a CDS encoding chlorophyll a/b-binding protein, producing the protein MAASFSERSSTPQAASVADTRASHAEQLRRAERFNGRAAMLGLVIGVVVEGLTGMGIAHQIGLGALVDGYAACRTSMLPFCF; encoded by the coding sequence ATGGCAGCCTCCTTCTCTGAGCGTTCCTCCACTCCTCAGGCCGCGTCTGTGGCTGACACCCGTGCTTCCCACGCCGAGCAGCTGCGTCGGGCCGAGCGCTTCAACGGGCGAGCTGCGATGCTCGGTCTGGTGATCGGCGTGGTGGTGGAGGGCCTGACCGGAATGGGTATCGCCCATCAGATCGGTCTTGGGGCGCTCGTTGACGGCTACGCGGCCTGCCGCACGTCCATGCTCCCGTTCTGCTTCTGA
- a CDS encoding type IV pilin protein translates to MSGLQDIADSESHQRGFTLVEVIVTVAILGVLSAVSIPMFLGVRDRSDRTAKVAEAVAVARECVAANQETRDGPGVTLLNPRNGRERVCGGAQQGRRGRRVNFRSKRFSSRGPVKCLDSTFANAGSVVVRVERDNSLRCIRRNR, encoded by the coding sequence ATGAGTGGTCTGCAAGACATTGCTGATTCCGAGTCGCATCAGCGGGGATTCACCCTCGTTGAGGTGATCGTGACCGTGGCCATCCTGGGAGTGCTGAGCGCCGTATCCATCCCGATGTTTCTCGGAGTTCGTGATCGGTCTGATCGAACAGCCAAAGTGGCTGAAGCCGTGGCCGTCGCCCGCGAGTGCGTTGCCGCCAATCAGGAAACACGGGATGGACCAGGGGTGACCCTGCTGAATCCGCGCAACGGCAGAGAAAGAGTGTGCGGAGGGGCGCAGCAGGGACGACGTGGGCGACGAGTCAACTTTCGGTCGAAGCGCTTTTCGTCCAGGGGGCCTGTCAAATGCCTGGACTCAACCTTTGCCAATGCCGGAAGCGTGGTCGTTCGGGTTGAGAGGGATAACAGCTTGCGCTGCATCCGTCGCAACCGTTGA
- a CDS encoding RNA polymerase sigma factor RpoD/SigA, which yields MATPSRVPTSGLTAYMGSIGSISRLTTAEEIELGRRIQLWRRSADPDGPCRRRGRRARDRMITANLRLVVALARSYRDGAARLGLSFSDLIQEGNIGLARAADRFDPEKGYRFSTYATWWIREAMGRCLAEQGRLIRLPLQVSQLIQKASAIRRSSLQERGRLPSRSELAEAMALSPDRLRGVLGAAALRTTSGDVRLHGGEGSTLLELQPDARREPGLDPTITELALKPLTVRERQVIRGVVFEDRPLREMARELGCSSAAVSATKRRALNRLRDHMASGNDSAAPPSRAVCRKSA from the coding sequence ATGGCCACCCCTTCCCGTGTTCCCACCAGTGGACTGACGGCCTACATGGGCTCCATCGGTTCCATCTCCCGCCTCACCACCGCTGAGGAGATCGAACTCGGCCGGCGCATCCAGCTCTGGCGCCGTTCCGCCGACCCGGATGGGCCCTGCCGGCGCCGCGGCCGCCGGGCCCGCGATCGGATGATCACGGCCAACCTGCGGTTGGTGGTGGCCCTCGCCCGCTCCTACCGCGACGGAGCTGCACGGCTGGGGTTGAGCTTCTCGGATCTGATCCAGGAAGGGAACATCGGTCTGGCCCGCGCTGCCGACCGTTTCGATCCGGAGAAGGGCTACCGCTTCTCCACCTACGCCACCTGGTGGATTCGCGAGGCGATGGGCCGGTGCCTGGCCGAGCAGGGCCGTCTGATCCGTCTGCCGCTGCAGGTGTCCCAGCTGATTCAGAAGGCGTCGGCGATCCGCCGCAGCAGCCTTCAGGAACGGGGGCGCCTCCCCAGCCGCAGTGAACTGGCGGAGGCGATGGCCCTCAGCCCGGATCGCCTGCGGGGCGTGCTCGGGGCCGCCGCCCTGCGCACCACCAGTGGCGATGTGCGGCTCCACGGCGGTGAAGGCAGCACCCTGCTGGAGCTGCAGCCCGATGCCCGGCGGGAACCGGGCCTGGACCCCACCATCACCGAACTGGCCCTCAAGCCCCTCACTGTCCGGGAGCGGCAGGTGATCCGGGGAGTGGTCTTCGAGGACCGTCCGCTGCGGGAGATGGCGCGCGAGCTGGGCTGTTCCTCAGCCGCGGTGTCTGCCACCAAACGGCGCGCGCTCAACCGGCTGCGGGATCACATGGCCAGCGGCAACGACTCCGCAGCCCCGCCCAGCAGGGCCGTCTGCCGGAAATCCGCCTAA